Proteins encoded within one genomic window of Actinomycetes bacterium:
- a CDS encoding class I SAM-dependent RNA methyltransferase, with translation MNGGTSPATLGPVLLERAVAGGSVLGHDADGRVVLVRDGLPGESVSVAVESDKPRLVRGVVDGVLDAADERVEPQCRFVAEGCGGCDLQHASEALQASMRVEVVRDALSHLAGVDNVPVQQVEPAATAAGRTTMRLAVLDGRLALRRHRSHELVAIPECLVAHPALGPVLAEGRFPGAKEVTVRASASTGDVVAVVAPDSRTAEVPDDVRVVGADELGRNQRAWIHEEVDGHELRVSAQSFFQSGPVAAAALGRAVKRALGGFAPATDRLVDLYGGIGLFTVLLGARNAVVVERSAAAVADARVNTGHLGAKVVKVAVGGWRPSAADAVVADPSRKGLGAEGVRAVVATGAPRVALVSCDPAALGRDVALLAEQGWDATGIEVVDMFPHTHHVEAVTTLVRKG, from the coding sequence GTGAACGGCGGAACTTCACCAGCGACGCTCGGGCCGGTGCTGCTGGAGCGCGCGGTCGCGGGTGGCAGCGTGCTCGGCCATGACGCCGACGGCCGCGTCGTACTGGTGCGCGACGGCCTGCCGGGCGAGTCGGTCTCGGTGGCCGTGGAGTCAGACAAGCCGCGCCTGGTCCGGGGCGTGGTGGACGGAGTGCTCGATGCAGCTGACGAGCGCGTGGAGCCGCAGTGTCGGTTCGTGGCCGAGGGCTGCGGTGGCTGTGACCTCCAGCATGCGAGTGAGGCGTTGCAGGCATCGATGCGCGTCGAAGTGGTGCGCGATGCGCTTTCACACCTTGCCGGGGTCGACAACGTGCCGGTGCAGCAGGTGGAGCCCGCCGCCACGGCCGCCGGGCGCACCACGATGCGCCTGGCAGTGCTCGACGGCCGGCTCGCGTTGCGCCGACACCGATCCCATGAGCTCGTGGCGATTCCCGAGTGCCTCGTGGCCCACCCGGCGCTCGGGCCCGTGCTCGCAGAGGGCCGGTTCCCGGGTGCAAAGGAGGTCACGGTTCGTGCATCGGCCTCCACCGGCGATGTGGTCGCGGTCGTGGCGCCGGATTCCCGAACCGCCGAGGTGCCCGACGACGTGCGTGTGGTGGGCGCGGATGAGCTGGGCAGGAACCAGCGGGCCTGGATACACGAGGAAGTCGACGGTCACGAACTGCGCGTTTCGGCACAGTCGTTCTTCCAGTCCGGTCCGGTGGCTGCAGCCGCCCTGGGTCGTGCGGTCAAGCGGGCCTTGGGTGGATTCGCTCCCGCGACTGACCGCCTCGTCGACCTGTACGGCGGAATCGGGCTGTTCACGGTGTTGCTGGGAGCGCGCAACGCGGTGGTCGTCGAGCGGTCGGCGGCCGCGGTGGCGGACGCCAGGGTCAATACGGGGCACCTCGGTGCGAAAGTGGTCAAGGTGGCGGTCGGGGGTTGGCGGCCGTCTGCGGCCGATGCAGTCGTGGCCGACCCGTCGCGCAAGGGCCTCGGAGCCGAGGGTGTGCGGGCGGTCGTGGCAACGGGTGCGCCGCGCGTGGCGCTGGTGAGCTGTGATCCGGCGGCGCTCGGG
- the rpe gene encoding ribulose-phosphate 3-epimerase, with translation MSVPDVQIAPSVLPADFSALGEAVEQLEAAGADRIHWDVMDGVFVPNLTIGPDVIHSCRKRVDIPFEAHLMVIEADELIPRYVEAGCDIILVHQEACTHLHRTLGHIRDLGVSPGVVLNPATPAVTIEHVMDLVDQILVMTVNPGFGGQKYIESMEPKVAEVAEMIAASGRDIDLEVDGGIGVDTAAGPAKALANVMVAGSAVFRDPGGFARAITDIRAAALAARG, from the coding sequence ATGTCCGTTCCCGACGTGCAGATCGCACCTTCGGTCCTTCCCGCCGACTTCTCCGCGCTCGGCGAGGCCGTGGAGCAACTCGAGGCCGCCGGCGCAGACCGGATCCACTGGGACGTGATGGACGGCGTGTTCGTTCCCAACCTCACGATCGGCCCCGATGTGATCCACTCCTGCCGCAAGCGGGTGGACATCCCCTTCGAGGCCCATCTGATGGTGATCGAGGCCGACGAGCTGATCCCCCGCTACGTCGAGGCCGGGTGCGACATCATCCTCGTGCACCAGGAAGCTTGTACCCACCTGCACCGCACCCTCGGCCACATCCGCGACCTCGGAGTGAGCCCGGGCGTGGTGCTCAACCCGGCCACACCCGCAGTCACGATCGAGCACGTGATGGACCTGGTCGATCAGATCCTCGTGATGACGGTCAACCCGGGATTCGGCGGACAGAAGTACATCGAGTCCATGGAGCCCAAGGTGGCCGAGGTGGCCGAGATGATCGCCGCGTCCGGGCGCGACATCGACCTCGAGGTCGACGGGGGCATCGGCGTGGACACAGCGGCCGGACCCGCCAAGGCCCTTGCCAACGTGATGGTCGCCGGCAGCGCCGTGTTCCGGGATCCCGGCGGGTTCGCGCGGGCGATCACCGACATCCGGGCCGCCGCGCTGGCGGCGCGGGGCTGA
- a CDS encoding CAP domain-containing protein — MTTKKLRPLLALPILAVLLTSCIGLEYAYAIQRVNEEREARGVHPVLNHPTLQAKAQAWSEALAAQGSLAHSNLADGAGGGWRALGENLAMASTIDQAHGLLMNSGAHRSTMLSGRYTHIGVGVASANGNYYVVQVFGG; from the coding sequence ATGACCACCAAGAAGCTCCGGCCACTCCTCGCACTTCCGATCCTCGCCGTGTTGCTCACGAGCTGCATCGGCCTGGAGTACGCGTACGCGATCCAGCGCGTCAACGAAGAGCGCGAGGCGAGGGGGGTGCACCCCGTGCTCAACCATCCGACCCTCCAGGCGAAGGCGCAGGCCTGGTCCGAGGCGCTGGCCGCGCAGGGTTCGCTTGCTCACTCCAACCTTGCTGACGGTGCCGGCGGTGGGTGGCGGGCGTTGGGCGAGAACCTCGCCATGGCGTCGACGATCGATCAGGCACACGGCCTCCTGATGAACAGCGGAGCACACCGTTCCACGATGCTCAGCGGCCGCTACACCCACATAGGCGTGGGCGTGGCCTCTGCCAACGGCAACTACTACGTGGTGCAGGTCTTCGGCGGTTAG
- a CDS encoding ATP-dependent Clp protease proteolytic subunit, with translation MFDTDSPNPQAAPAEVVTAIQHAVSQTPTGMEPSADIYNRLLKNRIVFLGSEVDDQVSNFITAQLLYLEGEDAEKDIYLYINSPGGSVTAGMAIYDTMQFVTPDVGTICMGLCASMGQFLLCAGAPDKRYALPHARIMMHQPSAGMQGQAADIAIQAEQLKYIKDLLAERIADHTGQSKDQINLDSDRDRWFTAEEAKDYGIIDHVIVRRGEMR, from the coding sequence ATGTTCGACACCGATTCACCGAACCCGCAGGCCGCTCCCGCTGAGGTCGTCACCGCCATACAGCACGCCGTTTCGCAGACACCGACGGGCATGGAGCCCTCGGCGGACATCTACAACAGGCTGCTCAAGAATCGCATTGTGTTCCTTGGATCGGAAGTCGATGACCAGGTCTCCAACTTCATCACCGCCCAGCTCCTGTACCTGGAGGGCGAGGATGCCGAGAAGGACATCTACCTCTACATCAACTCGCCGGGTGGCTCGGTGACCGCGGGCATGGCGATCTACGACACCATGCAGTTCGTCACCCCCGACGTGGGCACGATCTGCATGGGCCTCTGTGCCTCGATGGGCCAGTTCCTGTTGTGCGCCGGCGCACCCGACAAGCGCTACGCCCTGCCGCATGCGCGGATCATGATGCACCAGCCATCAGCGGGCATGCAGGGCCAGGCGGCCGACATCGCGATCCAGGCCGAGCAGCTGAAGTACATCAAGGACCTGCTCGCCGAGCGCATCGCTGACCACACGGGACAGTCGAAGGACCAGATAAACCTCGACTCGGACCGCGACCGCTGGTTCACCGCCGAAGAGGCGAAGGACTACGGCATCATCGACCACGTGATCGTGCGCCGCGGCGAGATGCGCTAA
- the purU gene encoding formyltetrahydrofolate deformylase — MGSPTAILLLSCPDQPGVVAAVADFVWRNGGNIVHAEQHTDATDSVFFQRVEFELDGFALDREGILPAFAAVADRFDMATTLRFSDERPRTAVLTSTAPHCLTDLLSRHSAGELPAELAVVASNHDAHRGLADAFGVPFRHVPVGAEPAAQESAMVDLLEAEGVELVVLARYMRVLSADFIERWPMSIINIHHSFLPAFVGARPYAQAHERGVKVIGATAHYATAELDAGPIIDQDVTRVSHRDDVPELTRHGRDLEVVVLARALRAHLEHRVLVWGNRTVVFS, encoded by the coding sequence GTGGGTTCACCGACTGCCATCCTGCTGCTGAGCTGCCCGGACCAGCCGGGTGTCGTGGCCGCCGTCGCCGACTTCGTGTGGAGGAACGGCGGCAACATCGTTCACGCCGAGCAGCACACGGATGCGACCGACTCGGTGTTCTTCCAGCGTGTCGAGTTCGAACTCGACGGCTTCGCACTCGACCGCGAGGGGATCCTCCCCGCCTTTGCAGCTGTTGCCGACCGCTTCGACATGGCGACAACGTTGCGCTTCAGCGACGAACGTCCCCGCACTGCTGTGCTCACGTCCACTGCGCCGCACTGCCTCACCGACCTGCTGTCGCGCCACAGCGCGGGTGAGCTGCCTGCCGAGCTGGCCGTTGTGGCCTCCAACCACGACGCGCACCGAGGGCTGGCCGACGCGTTCGGCGTGCCGTTCCGCCATGTGCCGGTGGGCGCCGAGCCGGCGGCCCAGGAATCCGCGATGGTCGACCTCCTCGAAGCCGAGGGTGTCGAGCTCGTGGTTCTGGCGCGCTACATGCGGGTCCTGTCGGCGGACTTCATCGAGCGCTGGCCGATGTCCATCATCAACATCCACCACTCGTTCCTGCCCGCCTTCGTCGGCGCCCGCCCCTACGCCCAGGCCCACGAGCGCGGCGTGAAGGTGATCGGGGCCACCGCGCACTATGCGACCGCTGAACTCGACGCCGGTCCGATCATCGACCAGGACGTGACCCGCGTGAGCCACCGCGACGACGTGCCCGAACTGACTCGGCATGGCCGCGACCTAGAGGTCGTGGTGCTCGCCCGAGCGCTGCGGGCCCACCTGGAGCACCGGGTCCTCGTGTGGGGCAACAGAACCGTCGTGTTCTCGTGA
- a CDS encoding metal-activated pyridoxal enzyme, which produces MNVHDLTTPALVVDGATLDANIDAMAAARPGGRLRPHVKAFKSTALARHVARRGGHSGFCAATMREVEGMVDAGLGEDLLLANETLDGVRLAALADRDDCRVTIAVDSPETIEAASGTGIEVLVDVDVGLPRCGVPPDGAGPIAQLARDAGLTVRGVMGYEGHVVGNPDRKQREAAVEESMTLLRSALEDVGGGITSAGGTGTFDMHPHTDEVQAGSYLLMDTAYDQLGLPFGLALELEATVISHSPRGWMVLDCGLKSLGMDHGEPTIQGYNVFFCSDEHTTVLPGADGTLAAVGSRLRVVPAHVDPTVAYHDRLHITDGEDVIEVFPVDLRGW; this is translated from the coding sequence ATGAACGTGCATGACCTGACCACGCCAGCGCTCGTGGTCGACGGCGCAACGCTCGACGCCAACATCGACGCCATGGCGGCAGCCCGGCCCGGCGGCCGCCTGCGGCCGCACGTGAAGGCCTTCAAGTCGACTGCGCTGGCCCGCCATGTGGCTCGACGGGGCGGCCACAGCGGCTTCTGCGCCGCGACGATGCGAGAGGTGGAGGGGATGGTCGACGCCGGCCTCGGCGAAGACCTCCTGCTCGCCAACGAGACCCTCGACGGAGTCCGGCTGGCCGCCCTGGCCGACCGCGACGACTGCCGCGTGACCATCGCAGTCGACTCGCCCGAGACCATCGAGGCCGCTTCGGGCACCGGCATCGAAGTGCTGGTCGACGTCGACGTGGGTCTGCCCCGCTGCGGCGTGCCACCTGATGGAGCAGGCCCGATCGCCCAGCTCGCACGAGACGCCGGGCTCACGGTCCGCGGGGTGATGGGCTACGAGGGCCACGTGGTCGGCAACCCCGACCGCAAGCAACGCGAGGCTGCTGTCGAGGAATCGATGACCCTCCTGCGCTCCGCCCTCGAGGACGTGGGTGGCGGCATCACGTCCGCCGGCGGCACCGGAACGTTCGACATGCACCCTCACACCGACGAGGTGCAGGCGGGCAGCTACCTGCTGATGGACACCGCCTATGACCAGCTCGGCCTGCCCTTCGGCTTGGCCCTGGAGCTCGAGGCAACGGTGATCTCGCACAGCCCGCGGGGCTGGATGGTGCTGGACTGTGGCCTCAAGTCGCTTGGCATGGACCATGGCGAGCCGACCATCCAGGGCTACAACGTGTTCTTCTGCTCCGACGAGCACACCACGGTGCTGCCGGGTGCCGATGGCACCCTCGCCGCCGTCGGCTCCCGGCTGCGGGTTGTACCCGCCCATGTCGACCCGACCGTTGCCTACCACGACAGGCTGCACATCACCGATGGCGAAGACGTGATCGAGGTGTTCCCGGTCGACCTCAGGGGATGGTGA
- the rdgB gene encoding RdgB/HAM1 family non-canonical purine NTP pyrophosphatase translates to MRLPSKLLLASANPAKARELAEVLAARLGGDVELVPRPADVPEVAEDQPDFEGNARLKAVALCGATGQAALADDSGLEVDALDGRPGVRSARFAGESADDAANVSKLLSELGELGAGDPGRRARFRCVIVVVAPDGGELVASGTVEGTIAAQQRGESGFGYDPVFVPDDGDGRTFAEMTSDEKHSISHRGRALSELAGQFTIP, encoded by the coding sequence ATGCGGCTGCCGTCGAAGCTGTTGCTCGCATCGGCCAACCCGGCCAAGGCCCGGGAACTGGCCGAGGTGCTTGCCGCGCGGCTCGGTGGCGACGTCGAACTGGTGCCCCGGCCGGCCGATGTGCCCGAGGTGGCGGAGGACCAGCCGGACTTCGAGGGCAACGCCCGGCTGAAGGCCGTGGCTCTCTGCGGGGCGACCGGCCAGGCCGCGCTGGCCGACGACTCTGGGCTCGAGGTCGACGCCCTGGATGGCCGTCCCGGCGTGCGGTCCGCACGATTCGCGGGGGAGTCGGCCGATGATGCGGCGAATGTGTCGAAGCTGTTGTCAGAGCTCGGCGAACTCGGGGCCGGCGACCCAGGGCGGCGGGCGCGCTTTCGGTGTGTGATCGTCGTGGTCGCCCCCGATGGCGGGGAACTGGTGGCCTCGGGCACCGTCGAGGGGACGATCGCTGCGCAGCAACGGGGGGAGTCGGGGTTCGGCTATGACCCTGTGTTCGTGCCCGATGACGGCGACGGGCGCACCTTCGCGGAAATGACTTCCGACGAGAAGCACTCGATCAGCCACCGTGGGCGAGCGCTCTCGGAGTTGGCAGGCCAGTTCACCATCCCCTGA
- the rph gene encoding ribonuclease PH, producing the protein MRPDGRANDELRPHSFERDYTAYAAGSVLVTFGDTKVLCTAMVDEDTPRWMRNSGKGWVTAEYSMLPGSSPERIRRETKGPKGRTQEIQRLIGRALRSVCDMRALGERQVLIDCDVLQADGGTRTASICGAYLALSDALVRARQAGLIDVDPLTDLLGAVSVGVIDGEPRLDLPYSEDSTAETDMNVVMTGDGRFVEVQGTAEGEPFSREELDSLLGLAEKGIREIHDLQRQYMDIAVEPREIVR; encoded by the coding sequence TTGCGACCCGACGGCCGTGCCAATGACGAACTGCGTCCCCACAGCTTTGAGCGCGACTACACCGCGTACGCCGCGGGCTCGGTGCTCGTAACCTTCGGCGACACCAAGGTGTTGTGCACCGCAATGGTGGACGAGGACACGCCCCGCTGGATGCGCAACAGCGGCAAGGGCTGGGTCACCGCCGAGTACTCGATGCTCCCCGGGTCCTCACCCGAGCGGATCCGGCGCGAGACCAAGGGACCCAAGGGTCGCACCCAGGAGATCCAGCGGCTGATCGGCCGTGCGCTGCGGTCAGTGTGCGACATGCGGGCGCTCGGGGAGCGCCAGGTGTTGATCGACTGCGACGTGCTCCAGGCCGACGGTGGCACCCGCACGGCGTCCATCTGCGGTGCCTACCTGGCGCTTTCGGACGCACTGGTCAGGGCCCGCCAGGCGGGGCTGATCGACGTGGACCCGCTCACCGACCTGCTGGGAGCCGTGTCCGTCGGGGTCATCGACGGCGAGCCGCGCCTCGATCTGCCCTACTCGGAGGACTCGACCGCCGAGACCGACATGAACGTCGTCATGACCGGCGATGGCCGCTTCGTGGAGGTGCAGGGCACCGCCGAGGGCGAGCCGTTCAGCCGCGAAGAGCTGGATTCGCTGCTCGGGCTCGCCGAGAAGGGCATCCGCGAGATCCATGACCTGCAACGCCAGTACATGGACATCGCGGTCGAGCCCCGCGAGATCGTGCGCTGA
- a CDS encoding MBL fold metallo-hydrolase, with the protein MRLTVLGCSGTYAGPGQACSGYLVESGGTKVLVDAGPGTFSELQKYTDVRALDAMFLSHSHPDHWVEAPVMRNALRYVVVSEGLPVYSTDETLGLITDVCHERVEPTYLMHSIGDGAEVRVGGITVRASRTQHPPETLGFCLDDGTSRIAYSADTGADWGFGEFGGQVDLGICEATFREGTEVASTGRDVHMTALDAGAMAKAAATRQLMITHLLPGADVAGAVAEAESAYGAAVRVAEGGLLIDL; encoded by the coding sequence ATGAGGCTCACCGTCCTCGGATGCTCGGGCACCTACGCAGGCCCGGGCCAGGCATGCAGTGGCTACCTGGTCGAGTCGGGTGGCACGAAGGTGCTCGTTGACGCGGGGCCCGGCACATTCTCCGAACTGCAGAAGTACACCGACGTGAGGGCTCTGGACGCCATGTTCCTCAGCCACTCGCACCCAGACCACTGGGTCGAGGCGCCCGTCATGCGCAATGCGTTGCGATACGTGGTGGTGTCCGAAGGCCTGCCCGTGTACTCGACCGACGAGACGCTCGGACTGATCACGGACGTCTGCCACGAGAGGGTCGAGCCCACTTACCTGATGCACTCGATCGGCGACGGTGCCGAGGTGCGGGTGGGGGGCATCACCGTGCGGGCGTCGCGCACGCAACATCCGCCCGAGACCCTGGGCTTCTGCCTCGACGACGGGACCAGCCGGATCGCCTACAGCGCCGACACCGGCGCCGACTGGGGCTTCGGTGAGTTCGGTGGCCAGGTCGACCTCGGGATCTGTGAGGCGACGTTCCGCGAGGGCACCGAGGTGGCCTCCACCGGGCGCGACGTGCACATGACGGCGCTCGATGCCGGGGCGATGGCGAAGGCCGCGGCAACCAGGCAACTGATGATCACCCACCTGCTTCCGGGAGCCGACGTGGCGGGTGCAGTCGCCGAGGCGGAGTCGGCCTATGGTGCTGCGGTCCGGGTCGCCGAGGGCGGCCTCCTCATCGATCTCTGA
- a CDS encoding glutamate racemase, with the protein MSDGPIGMFDSGFGGLTVARAVMDLLPDEDLVYLGDTARYPYGPRPLDEVALYAHQIAEELVERRGAKMLVVACNTAAAAALESIEQRYDVPVVGVIEPGARALLEATVTGRVGVIGTVGTIGSGAYQEAVSELAETAAEAELEALACPGFVEFVERGLFDGPQVHVLASRLLAPAIEAKVDTLLLGCTHYPYLARAISDVMGSDVVLVSSADETAFEVHRMLNRTGLARGERSGSATFITTGDVNSFEELGRKLLGPELASAEQVRLP; encoded by the coding sequence GTGAGTGACGGGCCAATCGGGATGTTCGACTCCGGTTTCGGAGGGCTCACCGTGGCGCGCGCCGTCATGGACCTGCTGCCCGACGAGGACCTCGTGTACCTGGGTGACACGGCCCGCTACCCCTACGGGCCGCGGCCGCTCGACGAGGTGGCCCTCTACGCACACCAGATCGCGGAGGAGCTGGTGGAGCGCCGTGGCGCCAAGATGCTGGTGGTCGCCTGCAACACCGCCGCTGCCGCGGCGCTGGAGTCGATCGAGCAGCGCTACGACGTGCCGGTCGTGGGCGTGATCGAGCCAGGCGCGCGGGCGCTGCTGGAGGCAACCGTGACAGGCCGGGTGGGGGTTATCGGCACAGTCGGCACCATCGGTTCGGGCGCTTACCAGGAGGCGGTGTCGGAGCTCGCCGAGACCGCTGCGGAAGCCGAGCTGGAGGCGCTGGCCTGCCCGGGCTTCGTGGAGTTCGTCGAGCGCGGTCTGTTCGACGGCCCACAGGTGCACGTGCTCGCCTCGCGGTTGCTGGCACCGGCCATCGAGGCCAAGGTCGACACGCTGTTGCTCGGGTGCACCCACTATCCGTACCTGGCACGAGCCATCTCCGATGTGATGGGAAGCGATGTCGTGCTGGTGTCGTCCGCCGACGAGACCGCCTTCGAGGTGCACCGCATGCTCAACCGCACCGGCCTCGCCAGGGGCGAGAGGAGCGGTTCTGCCACGTTCATCACCACCGGCGACGTCAACTCGTTCGAGGAGCTCGGCCGCAAGCTGCTCGGGCCCGAACTCGCCTCCGCCGAACAGGTGAGGCTCCCATGA
- a CDS encoding cysteine synthase family protein: MTIHSSVLDMIGDTPLVDVSSVSPNPQVRILAKMEGQNPAGSVKDRIALSMITEAEAEGTLSPGCTIIEPSSGNTGIAMAMICRLRGYHLKIVLPENVSIERRQLLEVYGAEIIPSPGEEGSNGAVRRAQALADEHPEWVFLYQYGNEANPRAHYNTTGPEIWRDVPDITHFVAGLGTSGTLLGVGTYLKEQNPAVKVMAVEPPSGEQVEGLRSLDDGYIPPVFEKWGGYDLLDGKSIVRPRESLENTRLLADVGIFSGISAGAALAGARKVAERIDSGVIVFVVCDYGWKYLSTGAWTLDLDEAAANAEKVIYF; this comes from the coding sequence ATGACCATCCACAGCTCCGTACTCGACATGATCGGCGACACACCACTGGTCGACGTGTCCTCCGTGAGCCCAAACCCGCAGGTGCGGATCCTCGCCAAGATGGAGGGCCAGAACCCGGCTGGTTCGGTCAAGGACCGCATCGCGCTGTCGATGATCACCGAGGCCGAGGCCGAGGGCACCCTGTCGCCGGGCTGCACGATCATCGAGCCCTCTTCGGGCAACACCGGCATCGCCATGGCGATGATCTGCCGGCTGCGCGGCTACCACCTGAAGATCGTGCTGCCCGAGAACGTGTCCATCGAGCGCCGCCAGCTGCTCGAGGTCTATGGCGCCGAGATCATCCCGTCGCCCGGCGAGGAGGGCTCCAACGGCGCCGTGCGGCGTGCACAGGCGCTCGCTGATGAGCACCCCGAGTGGGTGTTCCTCTACCAGTACGGCAACGAGGCGAACCCGAGGGCCCACTACAACACCACGGGCCCCGAGATCTGGCGTGACGTTCCCGACATCACCCACTTCGTGGCCGGGCTCGGCACCTCCGGCACGCTGCTCGGTGTGGGCACGTACCTGAAGGAACAGAACCCCGCCGTCAAGGTGATGGCCGTCGAACCGCCGTCGGGCGAACAGGTCGAGGGCCTGCGGTCGCTGGACGACGGCTACATCCCGCCGGTGTTCGAGAAGTGGGGTGGCTACGACCTGCTCGACGGCAAGTCGATCGTGCGGCCCCGGGAGTCGCTCGAGAACACGCGGCTTCTCGCCGACGTCGGCATCTTCTCCGGCATCTCCGCGGGTGCGGCCCTGGCCGGCGCCCGCAAGGTCGCGGAACGCATCGACTCCGGTGTGATCGTGTTCGTGGTGTGCGACTACGGATGGAAGTACCTGTCCACCGGCGCATGGACCCTGGATCTCGACGAGGCTGCGGCCAACGCCGAGAAGGTCATCTACTTCTAG
- a CDS encoding M67 family metallopeptidase produces the protein MNDSQLEITAAQRDEMYAHALGGFPLEACGLLEGDAEGVMAAFHPCVNEAASSKLYTVAPKDMLRADMAAEDNGNQIIGVMHSHTHTDPYPSPTDVAQAPDPAWHYVIVSLRDDVPMLRSFRIVDGGIAEEPVVVR, from the coding sequence GTGAACGACAGCCAACTGGAGATCACCGCGGCGCAGCGGGACGAGATGTACGCCCACGCCCTGGGCGGCTTCCCGCTCGAGGCGTGCGGTCTGCTGGAGGGAGACGCCGAGGGGGTGATGGCGGCGTTCCATCCGTGCGTCAACGAGGCGGCCAGCTCGAAGCTGTACACGGTCGCGCCGAAGGACATGCTGCGCGCCGACATGGCGGCCGAGGACAACGGCAACCAGATCATCGGGGTGATGCACAGCCACACCCACACGGATCCGTACCCGTCGCCCACCGATGTGGCCCAGGCGCCCGACCCCGCGTGGCACTACGTGATCGTGTCGTTGCGTGACGACGTGCCGATGCTGCGCAGCTTCAGGATCGTCGACGGCGGGATCGCCGAGGAGCCCGTCGTGGTCAGATGA
- the smpB gene encoding SsrA-binding protein SmpB, whose protein sequence is MKQSGANSNKQGDDRVLATNRRARRDYELGDSFEAGIVLTGSEVKSLREATVQIADAYAHIDKGEVWLRGLHIAPYSHAQDHSGHEPERPRKLLMHRGEIDRLDLKLAQERMTLVPLKLYLKGGRVKLELAPGKGRKTVDKRQDLAKREAQREAQRAMSRDRRGD, encoded by the coding sequence ATGAAGCAGTCGGGCGCCAACTCCAACAAGCAGGGCGATGACCGCGTGCTGGCCACCAACCGCCGTGCCAGACGCGACTACGAACTCGGCGACAGCTTCGAGGCAGGCATCGTGCTCACCGGCTCCGAGGTCAAGAGCCTGCGCGAGGCCACCGTGCAGATCGCAGACGCCTACGCGCACATAGACAAGGGCGAGGTGTGGCTCAGAGGCCTGCACATCGCCCCCTACTCGCATGCGCAGGACCACAGCGGCCACGAACCCGAGCGACCCCGCAAGCTGCTGATGCACCGTGGCGAGATCGACCGCCTCGACCTCAAGCTGGCACAGGAGCGGATGACGCTCGTACCGCTGAAGCTCTACCTCAAGGGCGGCCGCGTGAAGCTGGAGCTCGCCCCCGGCAAGGGGCGCAAGACCGTCGACAAGCGCCAGGACCTGGCGAAGCGCGAAGCGCAACGCGAGGCCCAGCGCGCGATGTCACGCGACCGACGCGGTGACTAG